From Curtobacterium sp. SGAir0471, the proteins below share one genomic window:
- a CDS encoding helix-turn-helix transcriptional regulator, producing the protein MTTETRADPRMRYEAVGSDLGAALQLFSDAYDGAHFAGRNTSRSFGYRFKMIGDASMSFRSTHFDAHATGEASSGDDYAVMWTTDGGGTVDVGRDEAPFAPGHALVFPAGRPFVFEVEDVRQNLVHFDRRFLEGIAAEEHGGAAGAIVFDHTARPGTEDLRRWNTQVRRAAQVVLGGTAPSPLVMAETARETALAMLRAFPHEQLAPEVPVPQGATSRVREAIEYMHAYAHTPITTTDVAEHVGLSVRGLQQAFQRQVGTAPNAMLRGIRMDRVREELRRGGPGELTVAAVAVRWGFAHLGRFSAAYAQRFGEYPRETLHA; encoded by the coding sequence GTGACGACCGAGACGCGCGCAGACCCCCGCATGCGCTACGAAGCCGTGGGCTCCGACCTGGGTGCTGCGCTGCAGCTGTTCTCGGACGCGTACGACGGCGCGCACTTCGCGGGCCGCAACACGTCGCGGTCGTTCGGGTACCGCTTCAAGATGATCGGCGACGCCTCGATGTCGTTCCGGTCGACGCACTTCGACGCACACGCCACGGGAGAGGCGTCGTCCGGTGACGACTACGCCGTCATGTGGACGACGGACGGCGGGGGCACGGTCGACGTCGGGCGGGACGAGGCACCGTTCGCCCCGGGGCACGCGCTCGTGTTCCCGGCCGGACGCCCGTTCGTGTTCGAGGTCGAGGACGTCCGCCAGAACCTCGTGCACTTCGACCGGCGGTTCCTCGAGGGCATCGCGGCAGAGGAACACGGCGGGGCCGCAGGCGCCATCGTCTTCGACCACACCGCCCGGCCCGGCACCGAGGACCTGCGCCGTTGGAACACCCAGGTGCGGCGGGCCGCGCAGGTCGTCCTCGGCGGGACGGCGCCGTCGCCGCTCGTGATGGCCGAGACCGCGCGCGAGACCGCCCTGGCGATGCTCCGCGCCTTCCCGCACGAGCAGCTCGCACCCGAGGTCCCGGTGCCGCAGGGTGCGACGAGCCGCGTCCGTGAGGCGATCGAGTACATGCACGCCTACGCGCACACCCCGATCACCACGACCGACGTGGCCGAGCACGTCGGACTCAGCGTGCGGGGACTGCAGCAGGCGTTCCAGCGGCAGGTCGGGACCGCGCCGAACGCGATGCTCCGGGGCATCCGGATGGACCGTGTGCGCGAGGAGCTCCGTCGAGGCGGCCCCGGCGAGCTGACGGTCGCCGCCGTGGCCGTCCGGTGGGGTTTCGCACACCTCGGTCGCTTCTCGGCCGCGTACGCGCAGCGCTTCGGCGAGTACCCGCGCGAGACCCTGCACGCCTGA
- a CDS encoding SPOR domain-containing protein has protein sequence MSDERIESQWWFNEKTHEVEQGPQSPQRDRIGPFDTREEAQHALDRIKANNERWDDEDQ, from the coding sequence ATGAGTGACGAACGCATCGAGTCCCAGTGGTGGTTCAACGAGAAGACGCACGAGGTGGAGCAGGGCCCGCAGTCGCCGCAGCGCGACCGCATCGGCCCGTTCGACACGCGTGAGGAGGCGCAACACGCCCTGGACCGCATCAAGGCGAACAACGAGCGCTGGGACGACGAGGACCAATAG
- a CDS encoding multidrug effflux MFS transporter: MTTERARTGPTATTSGVLPPIVPLALIVGVSPFATDMYIPALPTIARELGTTPGVVQLSLTAFLVAFAVGQLLAGPVSDGIGRRPLLLVGTAGFAVASVGCALAPDVGTLVAARVLQGLAGAAGAVAGRAMVSDTTTGPRTAKVFGTLAAINAIGPVVAPLAGGAVLTVGSWRLMFVVLAVLGAAFTVAVVLRFGETLPPAARGGTGFRANGRRIRDLLAIGRFRAYVLTGVLSTIGFFAYIATSSFVFQQQYGFSEQLYTLVFATNASMMVVTTLVFRRVVGRFSEDTLLTVGLATGTLGSAVVLVAALAGLGPVPVWCALAVVTGAWGFVLPAAMTRTQHVGAAHPGTAAALQGGLTFGLGGLGTPLAGALGGTATAMGAVMASLMAAAVVVQVLATRRGRTA, translated from the coding sequence GTGACGACGGAGCGCGCGAGGACCGGACCGACGGCCACGACGAGCGGGGTCCTGCCGCCGATCGTCCCGCTGGCGCTCATCGTCGGGGTCTCGCCCTTCGCCACGGACATGTACATCCCCGCGCTGCCGACCATCGCCCGCGAGCTCGGTACGACCCCGGGCGTCGTGCAGCTCTCCCTCACGGCGTTCCTCGTCGCGTTCGCCGTCGGGCAGCTCCTCGCCGGACCCGTGAGCGACGGCATCGGGCGCCGACCGCTGCTGCTCGTCGGGACCGCCGGCTTCGCGGTGGCGTCGGTCGGGTGCGCGCTCGCGCCCGACGTCGGCACCCTCGTCGCCGCCCGCGTGCTGCAGGGGCTCGCCGGAGCGGCGGGTGCGGTCGCCGGACGCGCGATGGTCTCCGACACGACGACGGGACCGCGCACCGCCAAGGTGTTCGGCACCCTCGCCGCGATCAACGCCATCGGCCCGGTCGTCGCACCCCTGGCCGGAGGTGCCGTGCTCACGGTCGGGTCGTGGCGCCTGATGTTCGTCGTGCTCGCGGTGCTCGGCGCGGCCTTCACCGTCGCGGTCGTCCTGCGCTTCGGGGAGACCCTGCCGCCGGCTGCTCGGGGCGGCACCGGCTTCCGGGCGAACGGACGGCGCATCCGGGACCTGCTCGCCATCGGGCGCTTCCGGGCGTACGTGCTCACGGGGGTGCTCTCCACCATCGGCTTCTTCGCGTACATCGCGACGAGCTCGTTCGTGTTCCAGCAGCAGTACGGCTTCTCGGAGCAGCTGTACACGCTCGTGTTCGCCACGAACGCCTCGATGATGGTCGTCACGACGCTCGTGTTCCGCCGGGTCGTCGGCCGGTTCTCCGAGGACACCCTGCTGACCGTGGGGCTCGCCACGGGCACGCTCGGCAGCGCGGTGGTGCTGGTCGCCGCCCTCGCCGGACTGGGGCCCGTCCCGGTGTGGTGCGCGCTCGCGGTGGTCACCGGGGCGTGGGGCTTCGTGCTCCCCGCGGCGATGACCCGGACGCAGCACGTCGGCGCCGCGCACCCCGGCACCGCCGCCGCGCTGCAGGGCGGCCTGACGTTCGGACTCGGCGGACTGGGCACCCCGCTCGCGGGCGCGCTCGGCGGGACCGCGACCGCGATGGGGGCCGTGATGGCGTCGCTCATGGCCGCCGCCGTCGTGGTCCAGGTGCTCGCGACGCGGCGAGGCCGTACCGCTTGA
- a CDS encoding RBBP9/YdeN family alpha/beta hydrolase — protein sequence MNEHERPADRYPWVVVPGIWGSDAEHWQSRWQETRGERAVRIEPASWSEPEPADWARAIAEAVDRCATPPLLVAHSLGVLAVAEWLTGGPGQRAAERVAGAFLVAPPDPDASVFPAAAAAFRAPQGAATVPTVLVVSDDDPYCSVDRALAFADELGARVLRVGDRQHVNVASGVGAWPEGRRMLDSFAESLPGA from the coding sequence ATGAACGAGCACGAGCGCCCCGCCGACCGGTACCCGTGGGTGGTCGTCCCCGGGATCTGGGGATCGGACGCCGAGCACTGGCAGTCCCGCTGGCAGGAGACGCGGGGCGAGCGAGCCGTGCGCATCGAACCCGCGTCCTGGTCGGAGCCAGAGCCGGCGGACTGGGCCCGGGCGATCGCCGAGGCCGTCGACCGCTGCGCGACGCCGCCGCTGCTCGTCGCGCACAGCCTCGGAGTGCTGGCGGTCGCCGAGTGGCTGACTGGGGGCCCGGGCCAACGGGCCGCCGAGCGGGTCGCCGGCGCGTTCCTGGTGGCACCACCGGACCCCGATGCGTCGGTGTTCCCCGCCGCGGCCGCCGCCTTCCGTGCGCCGCAGGGAGCAGCGACCGTGCCGACCGTGCTCGTGGTGAGCGACGACGACCCGTACTGCTCCGTCGACCGTGCCCTGGCGTTCGCCGACGAGCTCGGGGCGCGGGTGCTCCGGGTGGGGGACCGACAGCACGTGAACGTGGCCAGCGGTGTCGGTGCCTGGCCTGAGGGACGGCGCATGCTCGACAGCTTCGCGGAGTCCCTGCCGGGAGCGTGA
- a CDS encoding biliverdin-producing heme oxygenase — protein sequence MSPTVTPFSELLRRRSRSAAAPAVWTGGAHDLLAGECDVADYADLLGQYAVVYDALERAAERMADHPVAAPFVTTQLTRMPAIRADLEYLVGPDWSELCCPTPATTAYVRRLCAVAATSPGAFVAHHYTRYLGDLTGGPTLARLLEDRFGFDTNGVLFTIFDQVADPAAFEDTYRAQLDAAPWSDAEREAVLAEVDLAASLDRALVASVRRPGAGGDRTAALLPA from the coding sequence ATGAGTCCGACCGTGACGCCGTTCTCCGAGCTCCTGCGCCGGCGCTCCCGCAGCGCTGCGGCCCCGGCCGTGTGGACCGGCGGTGCGCACGACCTGCTCGCGGGGGAGTGCGACGTCGCGGACTACGCCGACCTGCTCGGACAGTACGCCGTCGTGTACGACGCCCTCGAGCGTGCGGCCGAGCGGATGGCGGACCACCCCGTCGCCGCGCCGTTCGTCACGACGCAGCTCACCCGGATGCCCGCCATCCGCGCCGACCTCGAGTACCTGGTCGGTCCGGACTGGTCCGAGCTCTGCTGCCCGACACCCGCGACCACCGCCTACGTCCGCCGCCTGTGCGCCGTCGCGGCGACCTCGCCCGGGGCGTTCGTGGCGCACCACTACACGCGCTACCTCGGCGACCTGACGGGCGGCCCCACCCTGGCGCGGCTGCTCGAGGACCGGTTCGGCTTCGACACCAACGGAGTGCTCTTCACGATCTTCGACCAGGTCGCCGACCCCGCGGCGTTCGAGGACACCTACCGGGCCCAGCTCGACGCCGCGCCGTGGTCGGACGCGGAGCGCGAGGCCGTGCTCGCCGAGGTCGACCTGGCTGCGAGCCTGGACCGGGCGCTCGTGGCGTCGGTGCGTCGCCCCGGGGCCGGGGGCGACCGGACCGCGGCGCTGCTCCCCGCCTGA
- a CDS encoding zinc ribbon domain-containing protein has protein sequence MKAAPEDQVVLLDLQRLDNDVTRLSHRITALQKGDRLTELGTTAASLRAELAAATGQVEDAERELARLESDTATAQARIERDTTMLQNVASAKDAAGLESELASLRRRIGDLETAELEVMEQLDVHRARVGDVEGKLAQVEADRATLVAERDTEIARVEADRESAAQSRAAVAAKVPADLLALYDRQRARYGFGASLLQGGVSTASGVTLTNSDLQDIRRAAPDDVVLCPDSDAILVRTAESGL, from the coding sequence GTGAAGGCAGCACCCGAGGACCAGGTCGTCCTCCTCGACCTCCAGCGCCTCGACAACGACGTCACCCGTCTGTCGCACCGCATCACCGCCCTGCAGAAGGGCGACCGGCTCACCGAACTCGGGACGACGGCCGCCTCGCTGCGCGCCGAGCTCGCCGCCGCGACCGGTCAGGTCGAGGACGCCGAGCGGGAGCTCGCCCGCCTGGAGTCCGACACCGCCACCGCGCAGGCCCGCATCGAGCGCGACACCACGATGCTGCAGAACGTCGCGAGCGCGAAGGACGCCGCGGGCCTCGAGAGCGAGCTGGCGTCGCTCCGCCGTCGCATCGGCGACCTGGAGACCGCCGAGCTCGAGGTCATGGAGCAGCTCGACGTGCACCGCGCCCGCGTCGGGGACGTCGAGGGGAAGCTCGCCCAGGTCGAGGCCGACCGCGCCACGCTGGTCGCCGAGCGCGACACCGAGATCGCCCGCGTCGAGGCCGATCGTGAGTCCGCCGCGCAGAGCCGTGCGGCCGTCGCCGCGAAGGTGCCCGCGGACCTGCTGGCGCTGTACGACCGGCAGCGGGCGCGCTACGGCTTCGGCGCGTCCCTGCTGCAGGGCGGAGTGTCGACCGCTTCCGGCGTGACGCTCACGAACTCGGACCTGCAGGACATCCGACGGGCTGCGCCCGACGACGTCGTGCTCTGCCCGGACAGCGACGCGATCCTGGTGCGCACGGCCGAGTCCGGCCTGTAG
- the map gene encoding type I methionyl aminopeptidase: MPRDAHGHLTAGRISPQRPVPKDIERPEYVGRAEPHEHGLGDTYTPDEVERIRAAGRIASQAIDAVGEAIRPGITTDELDRIGHEFVVSHGAYPSTLGYRGYPKSLCSSLNEVICHGIPDDTVLQEGDLVNIDITAYKDGMHGDTNRTFVVGQASQEVQDLVDRTRTALERGIKAVAPGRQVNVIGRAIEAYAKRFGYGVVRDYTGHGVGRAFHSGLIIPHYDAPRFDDVMEPGMVFTIEPMLTLGGIEADIWSDDWTVSTRDKSWTAQFEHTLVVTERGAELLTVS, from the coding sequence ATGCCCCGGGACGCACACGGACACCTGACCGCCGGCCGGATCTCCCCCCAGCGCCCCGTGCCGAAGGACATCGAGCGCCCCGAGTACGTCGGGCGTGCCGAGCCGCACGAGCACGGCCTCGGCGACACCTACACGCCCGACGAGGTCGAGCGCATCCGGGCCGCCGGGCGCATCGCCTCGCAGGCGATCGACGCCGTCGGCGAGGCCATCCGCCCCGGGATCACCACCGACGAGCTCGACCGGATCGGCCACGAGTTCGTCGTGTCGCACGGCGCCTACCCCTCGACGCTCGGCTACCGCGGGTACCCGAAGTCGCTGTGCTCGAGCCTCAACGAGGTCATCTGCCACGGGATCCCGGACGACACCGTGCTGCAGGAGGGCGACCTCGTCAACATCGACATCACCGCCTACAAGGACGGGATGCACGGCGACACGAACCGCACGTTCGTCGTCGGGCAGGCCTCGCAGGAGGTCCAGGACCTGGTCGACCGCACGCGCACCGCGCTCGAACGCGGGATCAAGGCCGTCGCTCCCGGGCGCCAGGTCAACGTCATCGGGCGGGCGATCGAGGCCTACGCCAAGCGCTTCGGGTACGGCGTCGTCCGCGACTACACCGGCCACGGCGTCGGTCGGGCGTTCCACTCCGGGCTGATCATCCCGCACTACGACGCACCGCGCTTCGACGACGTCATGGAGCCCGGCATGGTGTTCACCATCGAGCCCATGCTCACGCTCGGCGGGATCGAGGCCGACATCTGGTCGGACGACTGGACCGTCAGCACCCGCGACAAGTCCTGGACCGCACAGTTCGAACACACCCTCGTCGTCACCGAGCGCGGCGCGGAACTCCTCACCGTCTCCTGA
- a CDS encoding phosphoenolpyruvate carboxylase, producing MTAIDGSTRHGRARDDVSGAVDSDLRADVRYLGNLLGRVLRETGGDELLHDVESLRAAVIDAYEGSDSEGAARAEAIVAGMSAERAEAVAQAFTTYFHLTNLAEEHHRVRVLRARGDDGGLPGDSFPATYASLVEQVGADEAAARLADLRFHPVLTAHPTEARRRAVTTAVRRITDLIDERDRSRNATARAENERRLLEEITTLLRTSPLRTTRPTPLDEVRTAMSVFDQTLFEIVPQVYRLLDDRLLGDDAGRVPVTAPAFVRFGTWIGGDRDGNPHVTAAVTKQAADIAAEHILLGLARAATRIGSALTLDAAETPADAGLQALVAAQEQLDPGIAERIGVRAPNETHRRALLFVAARIRATRRGQDGLAYGGPEELLADLRVIQASLVAAGAVRTANGELQNLVWQVETFGFHLAELEVRQHSQVHRNALAEIRAGGELSDTTEEVLSVFRTVADLQQRYGVRAAHRYIVSFTQSAADLANVHELARAACGDGAPVLDVIPLFETFADLHASVDILDEAVRTEPFQRRLAATGRRLEVMLGYSDSSKDVGPVSANLALYDAQARIADWARDNDVELTLFHGRGGSLGRGGGPANEAVLAQPPGSIDGRLKLTEQGEVIFAQYGDQDIAARHLEQMASATLFASSPSNEERTAAAATRFAGLAQQLDDVSRGAFYDLVKADGFAPWFARVTPMEEIGLLPLGSRPARRGLSVESLEDLRAIPWVFSWTQARINLAGWYGLGSALEAVGDVDALRAAYAEWPLFGAMIKNVEMSLAKTDEQIARRYLELADRDDLAAKVLDEMLRTREWVLRVSGGSDVLEDRPVLARAVRLRSPYVDALSHLQLRALRAIRTSGSTDPTDSDHRLLLLTVNGVAAGLQNTG from the coding sequence ATGACGGCGATCGACGGATCGACGCGCCACGGGCGCGCACGGGACGACGTCAGCGGCGCGGTCGACAGCGACCTGCGCGCGGACGTCCGGTACCTCGGCAACCTGCTCGGACGGGTGCTGCGGGAGACCGGGGGCGACGAGCTGCTGCACGACGTCGAGAGCCTGCGCGCCGCGGTCATCGACGCGTACGAGGGCTCCGACAGCGAGGGCGCCGCCCGCGCCGAGGCGATCGTCGCCGGCATGTCCGCCGAGCGGGCCGAGGCCGTCGCCCAGGCGTTCACGACCTACTTCCACCTGACGAACCTGGCCGAGGAGCACCACCGCGTCCGTGTCCTCCGTGCCCGCGGTGACGACGGGGGACTGCCGGGCGACTCGTTCCCCGCCACCTACGCCTCGCTCGTCGAGCAGGTCGGTGCCGACGAGGCCGCCGCACGCCTGGCCGACCTCCGGTTCCACCCGGTGCTCACGGCCCACCCGACCGAGGCCCGCCGCCGCGCGGTCACCACGGCCGTCCGGCGCATCACGGACCTGATCGACGAGCGCGACCGCTCCCGGAACGCCACCGCGCGCGCCGAGAACGAGCGTCGACTGCTCGAGGAGATCACGACGCTGCTGCGCACCTCGCCGCTCCGCACGACCCGTCCGACCCCGCTCGACGAGGTCCGCACGGCGATGAGCGTGTTCGACCAGACCCTGTTCGAGATCGTGCCGCAGGTCTACCGCCTGCTCGACGACCGGCTGCTCGGCGACGACGCCGGCCGGGTCCCGGTGACCGCCCCGGCCTTCGTGCGCTTCGGCACCTGGATCGGTGGAGACCGCGACGGCAACCCGCACGTGACCGCCGCCGTCACCAAGCAGGCCGCCGACATCGCCGCCGAGCACATCCTGCTCGGCCTCGCCCGCGCCGCGACCCGCATCGGCTCGGCGCTGACGCTCGACGCCGCCGAGACCCCCGCGGACGCCGGGCTGCAGGCCCTCGTGGCCGCCCAGGAGCAGCTCGACCCGGGCATCGCCGAGCGCATCGGCGTCCGCGCCCCGAACGAGACCCACCGCCGCGCACTGCTCTTCGTCGCCGCCCGCATCCGTGCGACCCGCCGCGGACAGGACGGCCTGGCGTACGGCGGCCCCGAGGAGCTCCTCGCCGACCTCCGGGTCATCCAGGCGTCGCTCGTGGCCGCCGGTGCCGTCCGGACGGCGAACGGTGAACTGCAGAACCTGGTGTGGCAGGTCGAGACGTTCGGGTTCCACCTCGCCGAGCTCGAGGTGCGCCAGCACTCCCAGGTGCACCGCAACGCGCTGGCGGAGATCCGTGCCGGCGGCGAGCTGAGCGACACGACCGAAGAGGTCCTCTCGGTGTTCCGCACGGTGGCCGACCTGCAGCAGCGCTACGGCGTCCGTGCCGCGCACCGCTACATCGTCTCCTTCACGCAGTCGGCCGCCGACCTGGCGAACGTGCACGAGCTCGCCCGTGCCGCCTGCGGTGACGGCGCGCCCGTGCTCGACGTCATCCCGCTGTTCGAGACCTTCGCCGACCTGCACGCGAGCGTCGACATCCTCGACGAGGCCGTGCGCACCGAGCCCTTCCAGCGGCGGCTCGCGGCGACCGGGCGTCGGCTCGAGGTCATGCTCGGCTACTCGGACTCGTCGAAGGACGTCGGCCCGGTGTCGGCGAACCTGGCGCTCTACGACGCACAGGCCCGGATCGCCGACTGGGCTCGCGACAACGACGTCGAGCTGACGCTGTTCCACGGCCGCGGCGGATCGCTCGGCCGCGGCGGTGGACCGGCGAACGAGGCCGTCCTCGCACAGCCGCCGGGCTCGATCGACGGGCGGCTCAAGCTCACCGAGCAGGGCGAGGTCATCTTCGCCCAGTACGGCGACCAGGACATCGCGGCCCGACACCTCGAGCAGATGGCCTCGGCCACGCTGTTCGCGTCGTCGCCGTCGAACGAGGAGCGCACGGCTGCAGCGGCGACCCGCTTCGCCGGCCTCGCGCAGCAGCTCGACGACGTCTCGCGCGGCGCCTTCTACGACCTGGTCAAGGCCGACGGGTTCGCGCCCTGGTTCGCCCGCGTCACCCCGATGGAGGAGATCGGCCTCCTGCCGCTCGGCTCCCGACCGGCCCGACGCGGCCTGAGCGTCGAGTCGCTCGAGGACCTCCGGGCGATCCCGTGGGTGTTCTCGTGGACGCAGGCCCGTATCAACCTCGCCGGCTGGTACGGCCTGGGCTCCGCACTCGAGGCCGTCGGCGACGTCGACGCCCTCCGCGCCGCCTACGCCGAGTGGCCGCTGTTCGGCGCGATGATCAAGAACGTCGAGATGTCGCTCGCGAAGACCGACGAGCAGATCGCCCGTCGCTACCTCGAGCTCGCCGACCGCGACGACCTCGCCGCGAAGGTGCTCGACGAGATGCTCCGCACCCGCGAGTGGGTGCTGCGGGTGTCCGGTGGCAGCGACGTGCTCGAGGACCGCCCGGTGCTCGCGCGGGCCGTGCGCCTGCGCAGCCCGTACGTCGACGCGCTCTCGCACCTGCAGCTCCGCGCCCTGCGGGCGATCCGCACCTCCGGCAGCACAGACCCGACGGACAGTGACCACCGGCTGCTCCTGCTCACCGTCAACGGGGTGGCGGCCGGCCTGCAGAACACGGGCTGA
- the ppgK gene encoding polyphosphate--glucose phosphotransferase: MTSLAVGVDIGGTGIKGAIVDVATGELTTDRIKKATPEGGKPHDIVAVAKSILDELAPAADVPVGVCFPAIVRDGKTMSAANVSKKWIGFEAEALFEKELGRSIHFVNDADAAGFAEQQFGAAKGKDGLVVVTTLGTGIGTALINDGVLIVNSELGHLEIDGHDAETKASFAAKERDELSWKHWAKRLQKYYSTLEALLSPELFVVGGGVSKHHEEFLPLLDLQADIIPATLRNNAGIIGAATLASRSK; the protein is encoded by the coding sequence ATGACCTCCCTCGCAGTCGGCGTCGACATCGGCGGAACGGGCATCAAGGGCGCGATCGTCGACGTCGCCACCGGCGAGCTGACGACCGACCGGATCAAGAAGGCCACCCCCGAGGGCGGCAAGCCGCACGACATCGTCGCTGTGGCGAAGTCGATCCTCGACGAGCTCGCCCCGGCGGCGGACGTGCCGGTCGGGGTCTGCTTCCCCGCGATCGTCCGCGACGGCAAGACGATGTCGGCCGCGAACGTGTCGAAGAAGTGGATCGGCTTCGAGGCCGAGGCACTGTTCGAGAAGGAGCTCGGCCGCTCCATCCACTTCGTCAACGACGCCGACGCCGCCGGGTTCGCCGAGCAGCAGTTCGGTGCGGCGAAGGGCAAGGACGGACTGGTCGTCGTCACGACCCTGGGCACCGGCATCGGCACCGCGCTGATCAACGACGGTGTGCTCATCGTCAACTCCGAGCTCGGCCACCTGGAGATCGACGGGCACGACGCCGAGACGAAGGCCTCGTTCGCGGCGAAGGAGCGCGACGAGCTCTCCTGGAAGCACTGGGCCAAGCGCCTGCAGAAGTACTACTCGACGCTCGAGGCCCTGCTCTCCCCCGAGCTCTTCGTCGTCGGCGGCGGTGTGTCGAAGCACCACGAGGAGTTCCTGCCGCTGCTCGACCTGCAGGCGGACATCATCCCCGCGACGCTCCGCAACAACGCCGGCATCATCGGGGCGGCGACCCTGGCCTCGCGCAGCAAGTAG
- a CDS encoding STAS domain-containing protein translates to MDIVVHEATDDTAVLECSGRLNMVSAGAFRETVAKVVEGGRARLVVELSGVEFMDSSGLGALVGCLKTARQAGGDLRLAAPSEQVQMVLKLSNIDKILRTYPDGDAAVTNWA, encoded by the coding sequence ATGGACATCGTCGTACACGAGGCAACGGACGACACCGCCGTGCTCGAGTGCAGCGGACGGCTGAACATGGTGAGCGCGGGAGCCTTCCGCGAGACCGTGGCGAAGGTCGTCGAGGGCGGACGTGCGCGTCTGGTCGTCGAGCTCTCGGGTGTCGAGTTCATGGACTCGTCCGGGCTGGGGGCCCTGGTGGGCTGCCTGAAGACCGCTCGCCAGGCCGGGGGAGACCTCCGGCTCGCCGCACCCTCCGAGCAGGTGCAGATGGTGCTCAAGCTCTCCAACATCGACAAGATCCTGCGGACGTACCCGGACGGGGACGCCGCGGTGACGAACTGGGCATGA
- a CDS encoding ATP-binding protein yields MTVAMGEHVLDLACPPEDVTAVHTFLSSVWDSEPDLSLEDRMALELALVELASNVIEHGSGGGRVSCSLRMDVGPDDVTVSLSDDGVPVLVDPSAAHLPDALAEGGRGLALVQMVVDDLRYERVADRNRWTVRRGRH; encoded by the coding sequence ATGACCGTCGCCATGGGCGAGCACGTCCTCGACCTCGCCTGCCCGCCCGAGGACGTCACGGCGGTGCACACGTTCCTGTCCTCGGTGTGGGACAGCGAACCCGACCTGTCCCTCGAGGACCGCATGGCGCTCGAGCTCGCCCTCGTCGAGCTCGCCTCGAACGTCATCGAGCACGGCTCCGGCGGCGGCCGGGTCTCCTGCTCGCTCCGGATGGACGTCGGACCGGACGACGTCACCGTGTCGCTGTCGGACGACGGTGTCCCGGTGCTCGTCGACCCGTCCGCGGCGCACCTGCCCGACGCGCTGGCCGAGGGCGGCCGTGGCCTCGCGCTCGTGCAGATGGTCGTCGACGACCTGCGGTACGAGCGGGTCGCCGACCGCAACCGGTGGACCGTCCGCCGCGGGCGGCACTGA